Genomic DNA from Scylla paramamosain isolate STU-SP2022 chromosome 12, ASM3559412v1, whole genome shotgun sequence:
CTTCAAAAGTTATGGTGAGGGACTAGATGGTCAATGATAGCTTATTGTTGTATATAAAATATTTGATaggctttttgtttatttaatgtaTACTTTCCTTGTCAGTGTgtggctttttatttatttaatgtataCTTGTCAGTGTGGTTGCCATCTGCCACAAGGAATTTGCCattggagaggaggtggagctgCAGTTGATGCGTCGTGAACGGGACTCTCTCTTACCTGTGCCAGTCACTGCCTTCTCACAAGAAATCATTGCCCAGCCTCCCCGCTTGAGTCACCCAACTGCTGCCACACCTTATGCCAAACTTTTGGTAGCATCTAAAGAAGAGGCAAGTCTTAAAATTTAATTTAACATGTTATTGTTTACAAATTTCTAATTTTCTGCAAGTGCCCATACAGTTgagtgaaaagaaatggaacTGGTTTTAGTTTTATATAGCAAGAAGGCTCTAGAGTAAAGAGATATTAAGTAATAGATGTATATTTCAGGTGAAGTCTTTTATTGTGGCTAGAGAACAGCGTGAACTAGAACAACaactggaggaagaaggagaccAGCCTGAAGCTTGCTTCTTGGAGGAAGCCCTTGGTCTTCTCCGAGTTCGCCAGGAAGCCCTAAGTGGTGATGCCACCCCTGAAGCATGTAAACCTCCACttgaggaagggatggaggccATGTCTCTCTCTAGTCCAGATGAGTTATCATCCAGTGAGAGTTTGTTGTCCTTTGAGGAGGTCCTTAGTCCTGTGTCTCCGGTGGAAGGTGAAGTTTGTCCTATGCCTGATGACCCTCAGCCTCAAGGCCAGCAAGAAGAGGCCCCTCAGTCTACCATCACTGTGCAGGATTTGGACATCTCTCAGCTGCAGCCAGTCAACACCACCAATCCTGGAGGACAAGTAAGCACAACATTATTTTAAACTTTAGGCTCGTGTAATCATTCGTGATAAATTTTATTATAAAACTTTCCTCTCTTGTAGAAGCCCACTTGGGAAAAGTAAGGataaggtaaagtagtgcatgTGTAAGAGGTGTTTGTGCTTTAACAAGTGAGAAAGGAATATTTGGATTGGAAGGAGTGGAGACACTTATGTCTTAGCCAAATCCTTGGGGGATGGTCCCAGTGAGAATTGGGCATCAAGAAATAGATAGATTAGCAGATATGGAAAATGACCCATGGCTACACTTAAGTATGTGCTAATATATTTGAGTGATGACTTTAATTTGCAGAGAAGAGTATTGAGAAGAATAAGTAGAGACTAATTTGCTGTGGCCTTTGGAACAAACTGGATTTGATTAATATTTGATAGGAATATTTAAAATGGCTAAATTACTGCAGGTGCAGCGCAATACTCCAAAGGCCACATTCTACTTCTACCAAGCCAGCAATGGAGCACACATCTACCTTCATGCCCTCAATGTGCAGATGTTGGTGCATGAGTATGGTGCCCTGGAGAACTGCCCTCATATCATCAAAGCCAAGGTGGTAGAAAAGGTGAGGCTTGCATCTTATCTGGTCTTCTCTTTGCccacattttaatatttttgataagtggtttctttgttttttgtagcATAGTTCACTATTCAGTCTATCTCTGTGGGATAAAGTAGAAATATATGAGAGATGTAGTAGAAAGATATGAAGATATATGGAGACATTGTTAAGTTAAACTGTTAAATCActccaaaatacacacacacatgagagagagagagagagagagagagagagagagagagagagagagagagagagagagagagagagagagagagagagagagagagagcaggactGCTAGCTTTCTTCCTGCAggatctcataaaaaaaaatgggaggacaAGGTTGATGTATAGGACTAGGAGGTTGAAACTCATTGATTTAGGTCCTTACCTGCTGTGAGCAAGGTGCACCAGGGCTGGTGTGTGAATGGAGGCTAGcctaattttttatttacctaGCTAGGGAATCCAAGACTAGGTTGTAAGCCAGTTGCAGTAAGTATTATACCAAGTGTACATTTTGTATtgatcttatttttcatttaatatttttggaTCTGTGTATTTAGGCACAGGATTGCTTACAGGGATTCTgattttgtcctttttctttccctctcaggAGACGGTGGCAATGACTGAAGAGCTGCGAATGCGGCTGAGGTATTTAAGACACCTGCCAGTCACTTGTAATTTTGATGTGGTTGAAGTAACTCTTCGTACTCCTCATGTGTCAAAGGCTACCATTGCATTGTTCCAGGTATGTGTGCATGGACCATTGATTATTAGAAAACCTGTTGTTCAAAAAGTATCTTGAATGctagagaaaaacaagaggttTGCATATTATACTGCAATATAATTTCCTTTAAAGTAGGATCCTTGATACTCAGTGTATTATACACTAAGTCATTGTCCTTCCTTCTGAAAGTCTTGTTTTGgagtagcttttttttcatgttcctcttGGCTCTCAAGAGTCAGGATCCTTTCTATAGCATGTTTAACTGAGAAATGGCCAGGTATCACAAGGAGCCATGTCTGCATGGTGCATATAAAGAAATACTTTAGCTCTAAAGTCTGGATCAAAAGTGAAGAACAGGTCATGGCATCATGATGTAACTGCCAGTCACAGGTGTTCAATTCGTGCAGTCTTTTGTGCCAACCTTAATCTGAAAGACACTATATGCTCAATAGTTTAGCCACCTGCTGCACATATGTGATACAGTGCACTGTGGTAGTATTTGTCAAGGTGTCTTTTAGCACTGGAGAAATTGAATAGATGCAAAAACTGAACCCTGTTCTAAGATTTTTCACTTGTCACCAGTTTTCATATAGGCTGGATCACCATTGACAACCCTGCATGGCTCGTGTGATGTCAGGGTGGAGCTTTTGTTGATTATGTTAAGGTAACTTCAGATAAAATTTTGCAGCAGCTTTGCATAGATCATGATCATCTTTTAGAATGGCTGTTGGAAAACTATGACTATAGAATGGCTGTTGGAAAACTGACTAATCATCCCAATGTCATTAACCATTTCTTAGTCAACTGTCAGTCTTTAATGATCAGGTTGTGCATTTGGTCATTATAGTATGGATTTTATAGGTTTTTGGTGGTCAAACAAAGTGCTTAATGCAGGTAAACTTAGTTACATGGCTTTTATTATCTTGGACTTGTTCTCTGTCCTTTCTTATTTAACTTGCTTTACTTCCCcatgatatgtttacagtaagagcataaacaaagaggaagaactaTTGGTTATTATCAATTCATATTGATAATTCAGGTGCTTGCATAGGCAGACTAGCTTGCCCCTTAAAGAAGTCAAGTTGCacctcactacacacacacacagtcaatgcAAGGAGtcacaaaaggatattgacaagatacatgcatggagccaaagatggaagctagaatttaatgccagaaaaatgccacgtgttggaaataggaaaaagtagagagagacaccttcatggaattacaaaatggtaagagagataataacaaaaagtaatgaaaaaaatatttgggagtaatgatccagAACACACCATCACCTGAAAGGTACATAAacacagcttgttaacaaacattagagtggcatttaactatttaggtaaagaaattatgaaaattataACAGGCATATGAccttggaatatgcagcagtggtttgggctccacatagaaaaaaaaaaatggaaataggaaagaatacagaggatagcaacaaagatggtaccagaattgaaagactttaactgaagaaagacttgaagagatgggattaccagcACTACAAGacagaagagaaataggagacctgataacaatgtacaaatttgTAAACAATATAaagagaatagacagaaatgacttggtaccacggatggaggagggagagagacggacaaggaggcatgggaagaaaataaagaagagtggatatttaagcgacatcaagaaatatagctTCCTGTATCAAattattgaaatctggaatgatttgaaggaagaggtggttttAGCactgtacacatgtttaaagagaaattgcaTAAATATGGTACtagagacaggacaaaatgagctttggctcatgtCCTGTACAATACtagttgaacacacacacacacacacacacacacacacacacacacacacacacacacacacacacacacacacacacacacacacacacacacattgaataTCAATTGCTATTTTCATCATTGTGTACATGAATATCAATTGCTATTTTCATCATTGTGTACAGGATCAAATAGATGCAAGGAAGCGGAAAAGAAACAAGCGAGCTCGGGAAGAGCGAAAAATTGAGAAGCGAGTGCAGGCTGAAGAAGATCGTATGATGGGACGCTCCAAGGGGGCCACGAACATCAAGATAGAATCCTTAAAACAGTTCCCTTCTTTCACTGAAGATTTTCCTGCCAGGTAAGCATATTTGTGTAAATTAATGTGGGTATAGTGAGGACTGCTATACATGCATATGATGACATGCTGTGGCATTATACaaaaaatatttgtattttGCTTTGTGTTAACTTCTAAGTATATCCTTTGGCTACATGTCACCACAGTCTAGCTTCCTGAATTAATTTTCCATAGAAAAATGTAGTATCTATCAATTCACTTGCTTCTAGAACCACCAATGAAGTAaacgaaggtggtggtggtggttatgaggGTGCTGGCAATGAGCTGAGCTCCAGCCCCAACAATGAGGCTCTGGGCTCTTCAGCTccaaacaccatcactactggcATGTCATTTGCAAAGGTAAAGGACTTGGTCATTTAAGTATTAGCAACATAATTAATGGAAGCTGTTGATACCAACAGTTTGTATTAAGTATTTTATAAaaacttgtatattttccagaTGATTCGTGAAGGACAGTCAAAACCATCCCATCCAAGCAGTGAGTCAGTGGACATACGTGGTGTGGCCTGGCCCACCCTTGGAGGACCTACTCCCAAGAATGACCGGTCAGCTTCCTTGAAGAGCTCTGGTAAGTTAGATATCTAAGTTCAGAATGGGAGGAGGCTTAATGCTTCTTATAGAGAATATAACTACATTTCTGCTCCAAAATAGTTTAGACTTTGTAACACTAATTAAGCAAATACAATAATTCAAAATCTATATTTGGCAGTTACCCAGAGTtaatttcttgaaaaaaaaaaagttttaaactTTCACAACAGcatcaaagacattcattcaagCTTTTCAGTCATTGGTAACCTACTTCATTAAATTCATATTAACTTCTTTAACCTTAGTTCCTGATTTTGTATTTTGGATATTTGAAAAACACTGTACTCCTCAAAACCAAGAATATCCAGGAGCTGTGGAGTGGAGCAGACATTCTCTCTGGTCTAATTTGTTAATGATATAAACCAGGTGTTGGTTCAGCTGGACGTGGCTGGGAGTCTAGAAGCCG
This window encodes:
- the LOC135105846 gene encoding E3 ubiquitin-protein ligase RNF10-like, with amino-acid sequence MDTPPAMDKKALPRLPQLPAKSGPEGTVKDYGGKKYVGQCARKREFDRPDPGKKPVAGRGGRAGQRYVRPREKMGGKVESGGPQSESGSLYSAGSKKQNIAHLLDWWGPGHRAQSGGGRGARVRRHSSHVPKYSKEHYLQANCQFVVDDSEDYSIYSANQDLLVEWKYVEEVRLHVSMAPSCPICLHPPTAAKVTRCGHIYCFPCILHYLALSDKKWRKCPICYEPIGKEDLKSVVAICHKEFAIGEEVELQLMRRERDSLLPVPVTAFSQEIIAQPPRLSHPTAATPYAKLLVASKEEVKSFIVAREQRELEQQLEEEGDQPEACFLEEALGLLRVRQEALSGDATPEACKPPLEEGMEAMSLSSPDELSSSESLLSFEEVLSPVSPVEGEVCPMPDDPQPQGQQEEAPQSTITVQDLDISQLQPVNTTNPGGQVQRNTPKATFYFYQASNGAHIYLHALNVQMLVHEYGALENCPHIIKAKVVEKETVAMTEELRMRLRYLRHLPVTCNFDVVEVTLRTPHVSKATIALFQDQIDARKRKRNKRAREERKIEKRVQAEEDRMMGRSKGATNIKIESLKQFPSFTEDFPARTTNEVNEGGGGGYEGAGNELSSSPNNEALGSSAPNTITTGMSFAKMIREGQSKPSHPSSESVDIRGVAWPTLGGPTPKNDRSASLKSSGVGSAGRGWESRSRVSESSCGNCTEDDEEMAAPPEYRHAFSNAMAKALDAAAAAKKSADEEVKDGGKKGKNKKKQKKVLLFSSGGLN